From Sphingopyxis sp. MWB1, a single genomic window includes:
- a CDS encoding efflux RND transporter permease subunit, with amino-acid sequence MNFSRFFVDRPIFAAVIAIFITLLGAFAYPQLPLAQYPDIAPPTIAVTAAYPGASSETIAETVASTLEQEINGVENMLYLQSSSTQGAAQITVTFHPGTDLDAAQVLVQNRVALAEPRLPEQVRQIGVQVNKQETGFLMIVALTSTDPAIDIDYVGNYANSTLRDRLLRLDGVGGVQIFGGGYYSMRVWIDPDKAAARNMTAPEIVSALQSQNVQVAGGSVGAPPFGSGNPAFELPVEVPGRLVTPEEFQNVVVKTDTATGAITRLKDVARVELGAQDYGVRGVFNGRPGIGMAVIQQPGANALDAANLVLKEVEAASKDFPPGMEYEIPFNPTEYVQASVSAVQSTLVEAIFLVVLVVLVFLQTWRAAIIPIIAIPVALIGTFAVQLALGFSINSLSLFALVLAVGIVVDDAIVVVEAVEKHIREGLSPREAAHRTMDEVSGALIAIGLVLVAVFVPTAFMPGIPGIFYQQFAVTIAAATVFSTLTSLTLSPAMAALLLKPHQEGAQEEPKNPVLRTLRRAADKFNHGFDKLSQRYGRTTASLVRKTGLMLGIYAILLAFTGWRMLDTPTGFIPDQDQGVLIGVVQLPPGAALDRTSEVLERAQQNVSQMDGVASIATFAGLDGSSFSTASNAGTMFIRLTDWSERGDDMSATAMSQKLSGLLVNLLPEANAFVIAPPAVQGLGNGNGFMMMLQARDGQSYQELEQATFAMMGGAQQIPEVTQVFSMFNTGSPRIFAEVDRDKAQMLGVDPSQVYAALGTYLASTYVNDFNFLGRTFRVTAQAEPAARASIEDVGRLQVRSTSGEMVPLSAVATFRNDSGPTRVVRYNLFPAVELQGQAAPGVSSGAALAAMEGLAANALPPGFGYEWTGLAYQEKAAGSSAVLIFLLAVVFVFLVLAAQYESLPLPLAVILIVPMCLLAAMLGVNLRGMDNNILTQVGLVVLIALAAKNAILIVEFAKQAEEEEGMSIYDAAVHAARSRLRPILMTSFAFIFGVIPLAVASGPGQEMRQALGTAVTFGMLGVTFFGLIFTPLFYVLCRKLGDKTRALAQRGKHKAAAQSTQETQ; translated from the coding sequence GTGAATTTCAGCCGCTTTTTCGTCGATCGGCCGATCTTCGCGGCCGTCATCGCGATCTTCATCACGCTGCTGGGCGCCTTTGCCTATCCGCAGCTTCCGCTCGCCCAATATCCCGACATTGCGCCGCCGACGATTGCCGTTACGGCGGCCTATCCCGGCGCCTCGTCCGAAACGATCGCGGAGACGGTCGCATCGACGCTGGAACAGGAAATTAACGGCGTTGAAAATATGCTCTATCTGCAGAGCAGTTCGACACAGGGCGCCGCGCAGATCACCGTCACCTTCCATCCCGGAACCGACCTCGATGCCGCGCAGGTGCTCGTGCAAAACCGCGTCGCTTTGGCCGAACCCCGCCTGCCCGAACAAGTGCGCCAGATCGGCGTACAAGTGAACAAGCAGGAAACCGGATTCCTGATGATCGTCGCGCTGACGTCGACCGATCCCGCGATCGACATCGACTATGTCGGCAATTACGCCAATTCCACCCTGCGCGACCGGCTGCTCCGCCTCGACGGGGTGGGCGGCGTGCAGATTTTCGGCGGCGGCTATTATTCAATGCGCGTGTGGATCGACCCCGACAAGGCGGCCGCGCGCAACATGACCGCGCCGGAAATCGTCTCCGCATTGCAAAGCCAGAATGTGCAGGTCGCGGGCGGCAGCGTCGGCGCGCCGCCTTTCGGCAGCGGCAATCCCGCTTTCGAGCTGCCCGTCGAAGTCCCCGGTCGCCTCGTCACGCCCGAGGAATTCCAGAATGTCGTCGTCAAGACCGACACCGCCACCGGCGCGATTACCCGGCTGAAGGATGTCGCGCGGGTCGAGCTGGGTGCGCAGGATTATGGCGTGCGCGGCGTGTTCAACGGACGCCCCGGCATTGGCATGGCCGTCATCCAGCAGCCCGGCGCCAATGCCCTCGACGCCGCCAATCTGGTGTTGAAAGAGGTGGAAGCCGCGTCGAAGGATTTTCCGCCGGGGATGGAATATGAAATCCCCTTCAACCCCACCGAGTATGTCCAGGCATCGGTGTCGGCGGTGCAGAGCACTCTGGTCGAAGCGATTTTCCTTGTCGTGCTCGTCGTCCTTGTCTTCCTTCAGACGTGGCGCGCCGCGATCATTCCCATCATCGCCATTCCGGTTGCGCTGATCGGCACTTTCGCGGTCCAGCTCGCGCTCGGCTTTTCGATCAACTCGCTGTCGCTGTTCGCGCTCGTGCTGGCCGTGGGGATTGTCGTCGACGACGCCATCGTCGTGGTCGAGGCGGTCGAGAAACATATTCGCGAAGGGCTGAGCCCGCGCGAGGCTGCGCACCGAACGATGGACGAAGTCTCAGGCGCGCTGATCGCCATCGGGCTGGTGCTCGTCGCGGTCTTTGTCCCGACCGCCTTCATGCCCGGCATTCCCGGCATCTTCTATCAGCAGTTCGCGGTGACCATCGCCGCCGCCACCGTCTTTTCGACGCTGACGTCGCTGACCCTGTCGCCCGCGATGGCTGCCCTGTTGCTGAAACCGCATCAGGAAGGCGCGCAGGAAGAGCCGAAAAATCCGGTCCTGCGCACACTTCGCCGCGCGGCGGACAAGTTCAACCATGGCTTTGACAAATTGTCGCAGCGCTATGGCCGCACCACCGCCTCGCTGGTTCGCAAGACAGGGCTGATGCTGGGGATATATGCCATTCTCCTTGCTTTCACCGGCTGGCGGATGCTCGACACGCCGACGGGCTTCATTCCCGATCAGGACCAGGGCGTGCTGATCGGCGTGGTTCAGCTTCCCCCCGGCGCAGCGCTCGACCGCACGAGCGAGGTGCTGGAGCGCGCGCAGCAAAATGTGTCGCAGATGGACGGGGTCGCGAGCATCGCCACCTTTGCCGGCCTCGACGGCTCCAGCTTTTCGACCGCCTCCAACGCCGGCACCATGTTTATCCGCCTGACCGACTGGAGCGAACGCGGCGATGATATGAGCGCTACCGCCATGTCGCAGAAATTGTCGGGGCTGCTCGTCAATCTTCTGCCCGAAGCCAATGCCTTCGTCATCGCGCCTCCTGCGGTGCAGGGTCTTGGCAATGGCAATGGCTTCATGATGATGCTGCAGGCCCGCGACGGGCAAAGCTATCAGGAGCTGGAGCAGGCGACTTTCGCCATGATGGGCGGCGCGCAGCAAATACCCGAAGTCACGCAGGTCTTCTCGATGTTCAACACCGGCAGCCCGCGCATTTTTGCCGAAGTCGACCGCGACAAGGCACAGATGCTGGGGGTGGACCCAAGCCAGGTTTATGCCGCGCTCGGCACCTATCTCGCCTCCACCTATGTCAATGACTTCAACTTTCTTGGCCGCACTTTCCGTGTGACGGCGCAGGCCGAGCCTGCGGCGCGCGCCAGCATCGAGGATGTGGGCCGGTTGCAGGTGCGTTCGACATCGGGCGAAATGGTGCCGCTGTCAGCAGTCGCGACCTTCCGCAACGACAGCGGCCCGACGCGTGTCGTGCGCTATAACCTCTTCCCGGCGGTGGAATTGCAGGGGCAGGCAGCACCCGGCGTTTCCTCGGGCGCGGCGCTCGCCGCGATGGAAGGACTGGCCGCCAACGCCCTGCCCCCCGGCTTTGGCTATGAATGGACCGGCCTTGCCTATCAGGAAAAGGCAGCGGGCAGCAGCGCCGTGCTGATCTTCCTGTTGGCGGTGGTGTTCGTCTTCCTTGTCCTCGCCGCCCAATATGAATCGCTGCCCCTCCCGCTGGCGGTGATCCTAATCGTGCCCATGTGTTTGCTGGCCGCGATGCTGGGGGTCAATTTGCGCGGGATGGACAATAATATCCTCACCCAGGTCGGGCTGGTCGTGCTTATCGCCCTTGCGGCGAAAAACGCGATCCTGATCGTCGAATTCGCCAAACAGGCCGAAGAGGAAGAAGGGATGAGCATCTATGATGCCGCCGTCCATGCCGCACGCTCGCGTCTGCGTCCGATTTTGATGACCAGCTTTGCCTTCATCTTTGGCGTCATCCCGCTCGCCGTCGCCAGCGGGCCGGGCCAGGAAATGCGTCAGGCGCTGGGCACCGCGGTCACCTTCGGCATGTTGGGCGTGACCTTCTTCGGGCTGATCTTCACCCCGCTCTTCTATGTGCTCTGCCGCAAGCTGGGCGACAAGACGCGCGCCCTCGCGCAGCGGGGCAAGCACAAGGCCGCCGCGCAATCGACGCAGGAGACGCAATAA
- a CDS encoding efflux transporter outer membrane subunit gives MTRSLLITASALTLSACAVGPAYVAPTPAVPAEASFAEAAKSPAFTGEQPPGKWWSLFGDPTLDALVEEALAASTDLRVAAANLAQARAVLLESRAGRLPTTGISASGAYARQPGSQTGGLGPIEGDSYDAGLDVGYQIDLFGRVESAIRAARADADAVQAAFDLTRISVAAETTRAYTDICAFNRQIAVAQETLRIQEETFDLTRRLFEGGRATRLETGQAGALLEQTRAALPTLEAQRSAALYRLAVLTGKPPAEAPQQLLACQAPPHLDRPIPVGDGASLLARRPDIRRAERQLAAAAARVNVATADLYPSIRLGGSIGSTAGSIGDLGSSDGFRFSIGPLISWNFPNMATARARVEQAEAGADAALAAFDGTWLSALEESESALARYAGELDRLAALRRAADEAGEAARIARLRYQAGREGFQIVLDAERSLAQIQASIAQSEQQRASYLVALFLALGGGWQENG, from the coding sequence ATGACCCGCAGCCTGCTGATCACGGCAAGCGCGCTGACCTTGTCCGCCTGCGCCGTTGGCCCCGCCTATGTCGCGCCGACCCCGGCGGTCCCGGCCGAGGCATCCTTTGCCGAAGCGGCCAAGTCGCCGGCCTTCACCGGCGAGCAGCCGCCGGGCAAATGGTGGAGCCTGTTCGGCGACCCGACGCTCGACGCGCTGGTCGAGGAAGCGCTCGCTGCCAGCACCGACCTGCGCGTGGCCGCCGCCAATCTGGCGCAGGCACGCGCCGTGCTGCTCGAATCGCGCGCCGGACGCCTGCCCACGACCGGCATCAGCGCCAGCGGCGCCTATGCGCGCCAGCCGGGCAGCCAGACCGGCGGGCTCGGCCCGATCGAGGGCGACAGCTATGACGCCGGGCTCGATGTCGGATATCAGATCGACCTGTTCGGGCGGGTGGAAAGTGCGATCCGCGCCGCGCGTGCCGATGCGGATGCGGTGCAGGCCGCCTTTGACCTCACCCGCATCAGCGTCGCGGCGGAAACGACCCGCGCCTATACCGACATATGCGCCTTTAATCGCCAGATTGCGGTGGCGCAGGAAACGCTGCGGATTCAGGAAGAAACCTTCGACCTGACCCGCCGCCTGTTCGAAGGCGGGCGCGCGACGCGGCTCGAAACCGGGCAAGCGGGCGCGCTGCTTGAACAGACGCGCGCCGCGCTGCCGACGCTGGAGGCGCAGCGCTCCGCCGCGCTCTACCGTCTCGCGGTCCTCACCGGCAAGCCGCCCGCCGAAGCGCCGCAACAGCTTCTCGCCTGTCAGGCGCCGCCCCATCTCGACCGGCCCATTCCGGTCGGCGACGGCGCCAGCCTGCTCGCACGCCGCCCCGATATTCGCCGGGCCGAGCGCCAGCTCGCCGCGGCCGCCGCGCGGGTCAATGTCGCAACCGCCGACCTTTACCCCAGCATCCGGTTGGGCGGGTCGATCGGATCGACCGCAGGCTCGATCGGCGATCTGGGTTCAAGCGACGGCTTCCGTTTTTCAATCGGGCCGCTGATCTCGTGGAATTTCCCCAATATGGCGACCGCCCGGGCGCGCGTCGAACAGGCCGAAGCGGGCGCCGATGCCGCGCTCGCCGCCTTTGACGGCACATGGCTGTCGGCGCTCGAGGAAAGCGAAAGCGCGCTCGCCCGTTATGCCGGGGAACTCGACCGGCTGGCCGCGCTTCGCCGGGCGGCGGACGAGGCTGGAGAAGCCGCCCGCATCGCGCGCCTGCGCTATCAGGCAGGACGCGAGGGGTTTCAGATCGTCCTCGATGCCGAACGGTCACTCGCGCAAATTCAGGCAAGCATTGCCCAGTCCGAACAGCAACGCGCATCCTATCTGGTCGCCCTTTTCCTCGCGCTTGGCGGCGGATGGCAGGAAAATGGATAA
- a CDS encoding cupin-like domain-containing protein, whose protein sequence is MPLIADSSLQSLSHAYPAAPALLHHSLEGHPLLDYPALAEAARALPQSHVERRVADAVNGGDFAHDSASGQDAATLLETMQVDGNWIMLRCVEQLPAYRKLLEELIAVIAPAISPATGTARNIKGFVFISAPGTLTPFHFDCEHNILFQVRGDKQFATYPPAPPWLPLDRHEAYFAAGDNMLPWQEDYLGDARVHSLTAGDALFVPYASPHWVKAGSTPSISLSMTWQCDWSHIAADAMLANPLLRRIGAGMDRAPAWPARPRWRAWCGRVARRAGLA, encoded by the coding sequence ATGCCGCTCATCGCCGATTCCAGTCTCCAGAGCCTGTCGCACGCCTATCCCGCGGCTCCCGCACTGCTGCATCATTCGCTGGAAGGCCATCCGCTACTGGACTATCCGGCGCTGGCGGAGGCGGCGCGCGCCTTGCCGCAAAGCCATGTCGAACGCCGCGTCGCTGATGCCGTCAATGGCGGCGATTTCGCGCATGACAGCGCCAGCGGGCAAGATGCCGCAACGCTCCTCGAAACAATGCAGGTAGATGGCAATTGGATCATGCTGCGCTGCGTCGAGCAGCTCCCGGCCTACCGCAAGTTGCTGGAGGAGCTTATCGCGGTCATTGCGCCCGCCATCTCGCCCGCCACTGGCACAGCGCGCAATATAAAGGGCTTTGTCTTCATCTCCGCGCCGGGAACGCTCACGCCCTTTCACTTCGACTGCGAGCATAATATCCTGTTCCAGGTGCGCGGCGACAAGCAATTCGCCACCTACCCTCCCGCCCCGCCGTGGCTGCCGCTCGACCGGCATGAGGCCTATTTTGCAGCGGGTGACAATATGCTGCCCTGGCAGGAGGATTATCTCGGCGATGCGCGCGTTCATTCCCTGACTGCGGGCGACGCATTGTTCGTTCCCTATGCCTCACCCCACTGGGTGAAGGCGGGATCCACCCCTTCGATCTCGCTGTCGATGACATGGCAATGCGACTGGAGCCATATCGCTGCCGACGCGATGCTCGCCAACCCGCTACTACGCCGCATTGGCGCAGGGATGGACCGGGCGCCCGCATGGCCCGCCCGTCCCCGCTGGCGCGCCTGGTGCGGACGCGTCGCGCGCCGGGCCGGGCTGGCATGA
- a CDS encoding GNAT family N-acetyltransferase produces MARPSPLARLVRTRRAPGRAGMMHAPSTLFLTHSAPVIGPCQVRLIPPGQLGEEDRARWAQLSRAADEGNIFAQHWFMDAALTHAPREEDVHLAVVQDRHGRWIGALPLFREKSFGRWPVRIWTSWLSTNQFLGTPLLLPDHGEFFWRQLFAHLDSHSEGEILLFLRQLAFDDSASAALFAHCAATGRPVRMTQRHERPARRPDAPEGAPGDRKTASRLRGLRRKLERDHGKICIDIIADGQNIEQWVDQFLPLEKSGWKGRRGSALGCDQATEALFRNVMQHGQGNGSLRLASLRAGGKDIAMTSWFETRTHGYGFKMAFDEAYRRYAPGQQLMQEIAAHIARRAHLYFDTCAPEGTTSYHKLWPHRRMIFDAAIALGSTPRRLAFETLMNARTFYANITAPWRRI; encoded by the coding sequence ATGGCCCGCCCGTCCCCGCTGGCGCGCCTGGTGCGGACGCGTCGCGCGCCGGGCCGGGCTGGCATGATGCACGCGCCGTCCACCCTGTTCCTCACCCATTCTGCCCCCGTGATCGGCCCCTGTCAGGTGCGGCTGATCCCGCCGGGACAGCTTGGCGAGGAGGATCGCGCGCGGTGGGCGCAATTGTCGCGTGCGGCGGACGAGGGAAATATCTTCGCGCAGCATTGGTTCATGGACGCCGCACTGACCCATGCGCCCCGCGAAGAGGATGTTCATCTGGCGGTTGTTCAGGACCGGCATGGCCGCTGGATCGGCGCCCTGCCCCTGTTCCGCGAAAAATCTTTCGGGCGCTGGCCGGTGCGGATCTGGACAAGCTGGCTGTCAACCAACCAGTTTCTGGGCACGCCCCTGCTCCTGCCCGATCATGGCGAATTTTTCTGGCGTCAGCTTTTCGCCCATCTTGATAGCCACAGCGAGGGCGAGATTCTGCTTTTCCTGCGCCAGCTCGCTTTCGACGATTCCGCCAGCGCGGCGCTCTTTGCCCATTGTGCGGCGACAGGCCGGCCGGTTCGCATGACGCAGCGCCACGAACGGCCGGCGCGCCGCCCCGATGCCCCGGAAGGCGCGCCGGGCGACCGCAAGACCGCCAGCCGCTTGCGCGGCCTGCGCCGCAAGCTGGAGCGCGACCATGGCAAGATATGTATCGATATCATCGCGGACGGTCAGAACATCGAACAATGGGTCGACCAGTTTCTGCCGCTCGAAAAATCGGGGTGGAAAGGGCGGCGGGGCAGCGCGCTCGGCTGCGACCAGGCGACCGAGGCGCTTTTCCGCAATGTTATGCAGCATGGACAGGGCAATGGCAGCCTCCGCCTCGCCTCGCTGCGCGCGGGGGGAAAAGACATTGCCATGACCAGCTGGTTCGAAACCCGCACCCATGGCTATGGCTTCAAAATGGCCTTTGACGAAGCCTATCGCCGCTATGCTCCCGGTCAGCAATTGATGCAGGAAATTGCAGCCCACATTGCCCGGCGCGCTCATCTTTATTTTGACACCTGCGCGCCGGAAGGAACGACCAGCTACCACAAACTCTGGCCCCACCGCCGCATGATCTTCGACGCCGCCATCGCCCTCGGCTCGACGCCACGCCGCCTTGCCTTCGAAACCCTGATGAATGCCCGTACATTTTATGCAAACATCACGGCCCCTTGGCGCCGGATCTAG
- a CDS encoding sulfotransferase family protein produces the protein MKSAHAITGSGDWKKGEAVRPIYFISGLPRSGSTLLAALLRQNPRFHAHMSSPLAGMVDAMLGEMSDRNELSVFISDEQRRRVLRGLFEGYYGQDFAGDVIFDTNRTWCAKLPVLSELYPDFKIIACVRHLSWIIDSLERAMQRNALRPSFMSNFQTGSTVYHRADGFTMGDGLVGYSYNALKNAFFGEYAGHLMLLQYETLARDPAKAMAAVYDFIGEAPFQHDFNNVHLDTEAFDAHTGMPGLHAVGRKVAAQERKTILPPDIFRRFENEAFWLNKQANIHGVPVV, from the coding sequence ATGAAGTCTGCGCACGCTATCACCGGATCTGGCGATTGGAAAAAGGGAGAAGCCGTGCGGCCGATATATTTCATCTCTGGCCTGCCCAGGTCGGGATCGACCTTGCTGGCCGCATTGTTGCGGCAGAACCCGCGATTCCACGCGCATATGAGCAGCCCGCTGGCGGGCATGGTCGATGCCATGCTGGGGGAGATGAGCGATCGCAATGAATTGTCCGTCTTCATTAGCGATGAACAGCGCCGGCGCGTATTGCGAGGCCTTTTTGAAGGTTATTATGGCCAGGATTTCGCAGGCGACGTCATTTTTGACACAAACCGCACATGGTGCGCCAAGCTGCCTGTGCTGAGCGAGCTTTATCCGGACTTCAAGATCATTGCCTGCGTGCGCCATCTGTCCTGGATCATCGACAGCTTGGAACGGGCGATGCAAAGAAACGCCTTGCGCCCATCTTTCATGTCCAATTTCCAAACCGGCAGCACTGTCTATCACCGGGCGGATGGATTCACCATGGGCGATGGGCTGGTGGGTTACTCCTACAATGCGCTGAAAAATGCTTTTTTTGGCGAGTATGCAGGTCATTTGATGCTGCTTCAGTATGAAACATTGGCGCGCGATCCCGCCAAGGCGATGGCGGCGGTTTATGATTTCATCGGAGAAGCGCCATTCCAGCATGATTTCAACAATGTGCATCTCGATACCGAAGCGTTCGATGCGCACACGGGGATGCCGGGACTGCATGCAGTCGGCCGCAAAGTAGCTGCGCAAGAGCGCAAGACGATATTGCCGCCGGATATTTTCCGTCGATTCGAGAACGAAGCGTTCTGGCTTAATAAACAAGCCAATATCCATGGCGTCCCTGTGGTCTGA